One Mycoplasmopsis caviae DNA segment encodes these proteins:
- a CDS encoding ligand-binding sensor domain-containing protein, which yields MNAKKRKIIFSILGSSLGIGTIATIGAVGNYYSKIWTELNFYAKDKWGNNIHLFSRKFRAGTTFEQIKNSQIIENNKTLNSLLDENQIIDFDNVKDAKNHLIKPSHSFTKNEKIYIDFKAITNETRNLELIFDLKNFDSLEEIKKSEIEKNIKSEVYSKINKILWNFPKDQLTIERHTTTQANKIKLLIKNINVFNSKQNNYLVNDGSQYKANVEKFLVFLNLPKKIELSNGSSLFAYKEINEQTFTNSLSYVWNKDKTLQINYVIEANLKLFLDGKPIYNNNILGYNDVNSLLSDYRENKFNQYFDNGNINSAKQLIYYKNNDKYFEISNDANFVDYFEKNKTQEIKLYSFVKSKEYKINIDNSIYNIKYTNNNEWLQKNNDNWVSLNSTNLTNSIVNQLKSKTFSDQFNKVNEFPNDMNNILETIEFINKKELILKRQKELQVNQIRLTYWNQKYSYDIKTLINSNLITVEQVNQIINEGKIHDSLVESIFKNELNTLNDSFREFSFNIVDKTIEVSVREYYKYKNKSDGIIEELNKKSKDEQFLHLYAKEENNTFDINRDIYNIYDFLLENKIYVLKNTTSESLITINMPHNLSFKYFKWEHNSNEQKKRIEQYNKMNNVDDINKIIWKSLGNSVKNYFSNNFNYFKSIITDLTKFEEITEGKYRLKSKPTEYIIEKDFQIGNKKIRANLKFDFITKEMSIVNIDTVIKNIKPIYNNKFIKDRTAGKETNIKTFLIDKILNNFTKWNSYTDTKKYLDELNVIRISQGELEAKLNHKEWNDISITLKDGTNDSKFKINDNGNTNFKNIGEFITYVMEKTNEKYANRFYIEGNEITNLIKQSELFDNINNFLGEINENNLNYEISIKSNHFSKDNIKNINLTIGSYDTLNKILINNNGSWNAKDENEYKKWFEKAVIKIEYDENKKYFISNNFIGNNIFNANKYDRSKFNIDKLINYDLIKKINNTIQNNSYDLTSLNDTNLNFSYNKGELNVETGDNFIINKNYVIKEINDGNLEVYKNTLKYDYNTIKERFTSALNTLITNNPDVKAIKLVSNNNYIYFIKNRTSVKGNTINFLYNVNEENKIEETLGEFVDHATPILKDYLINKIIDSSVSFTLEKNGSDNSYKLDIYEWLKEDNKLAFLLYFLNNSIDTKKQWFGVSKNIKFQTGNNSFKYLLNNGKTISEALEDFNKLFKFNINNQIVEMEKALAVAINDKPLIWMLYKIIHHIWTNFEILAAEPKSKGKGDIIKDLTTWYNEIVKEYNKYAKNNNIKELNELTLISEPE from the coding sequence ATGAATGCTAAGAAGAGAAAAATAATTTTCAGCATATTAGGTTCAAGTTTAGGAATAGGAACAATTGCAACAATTGGTGCAGTTGGTAATTACTATTCAAAAATTTGAACTGAATTAAACTTTTATGCAAAAGATAAATGAGGAAATAACATACATCTATTTAGTAGAAAATTTCGTGCTGGAACAACTTTTGAACAAATAAAGAATAGTCAAATTATTGAAAATAATAAAACATTAAATAGTTTACTTGATGAAAATCAAATTATCGACTTTGATAATGTTAAAGATGCCAAGAATCATCTAATAAAACCTTCTCACTCATTTACAAAAAATGAGAAAATTTATATAGACTTTAAAGCTATTACAAATGAAACTAGAAATCTTGAATTAATCTTTGATTTAAAGAACTTTGACTCATTAGAAGAGATTAAGAAGAGTGAAATTGAAAAAAATATAAAAAGTGAAGTATATTCAAAAATTAATAAAATATTATGAAACTTTCCAAAAGATCAACTCACTATTGAAAGACATACAACCACACAAGCAAACAAGATAAAATTGCTTATTAAAAATATTAATGTTTTTAATAGCAAACAAAATAATTATCTCGTTAATGATGGAAGTCAATACAAAGCTAATGTTGAAAAGTTCCTAGTCTTTTTAAACCTACCTAAAAAAATAGAATTAAGCAATGGTTCAAGTTTGTTTGCATATAAAGAAATTAATGAACAAACCTTTACAAATTCACTTTCATATGTATGGAATAAGGACAAAACACTACAAATAAATTATGTTATTGAAGCTAATCTTAAATTATTTCTAGATGGTAAGCCAATATATAATAACAATATATTAGGTTACAATGATGTAAATTCACTATTAAGTGATTACCGTGAAAATAAATTTAACCAATATTTTGATAATGGTAACATTAATAGCGCAAAGCAATTAATTTACTATAAAAATAATGACAAATATTTTGAAATAAGTAATGATGCTAACTTTGTAGACTACTTTGAAAAGAATAAAACACAAGAAATTAAACTATATTCATTTGTAAAATCAAAAGAATATAAAATTAATATTGACAATTCAATATATAACATTAAATATACAAATAACAACGAATGATTACAAAAAAATAATGATAATTGAGTTTCTTTAAATAGTACTAATTTAACTAACTCAATTGTTAACCAATTAAAAAGCAAAACATTCAGTGACCAATTTAATAAAGTTAATGAATTTCCAAACGATATGAATAATATTTTAGAAACAATTGAATTTATCAATAAGAAAGAATTAATTCTTAAAAGACAAAAAGAATTACAAGTTAATCAAATTCGGCTTACATATTGAAATCAAAAGTACTCTTATGATATTAAAACACTAATCAATAGTAATTTAATAACTGTTGAACAGGTTAACCAAATCATTAATGAGGGCAAAATTCACGATTCACTTGTTGAATCAATCTTCAAAAATGAATTAAATACTCTAAATGACTCATTTAGAGAGTTTTCTTTTAATATTGTTGACAAAACAATTGAAGTAAGTGTTAGAGAATACTATAAATATAAAAATAAATCTGATGGCATCATCGAAGAATTAAACAAAAAAAGTAAAGATGAACAATTCTTACATTTATATGCAAAGGAAGAAAATAATACCTTTGATATAAATAGAGATATATATAATATATATGATTTTTTACTAGAAAACAAAATTTATGTATTAAAAAATACTACAAGTGAGTCGCTAATTACAATTAATATGCCACATAACTTATCATTTAAATATTTTAAATGAGAACACAATTCTAATGAACAAAAAAAACGAATAGAACAATATAATAAGATGAATAATGTTGATGATATCAATAAAATTATTTGAAAATCGCTTGGAAATAGTGTTAAAAATTACTTCTCGAACAATTTTAATTACTTTAAATCAATTATAACAGATCTAACAAAATTTGAAGAGATAACTGAAGGTAAATATAGATTAAAAAGTAAACCAACCGAATACATAATAGAAAAAGATTTTCAAATTGGAAATAAAAAAATAAGAGCCAATTTAAAGTTTGACTTCATAACCAAAGAGATGTCAATAGTGAACATTGACACTGTTATTAAAAATATAAAGCCTATATACAATAATAAATTTATTAAAGATAGAACTGCTGGTAAAGAAACAAATATTAAAACATTCTTAATAGATAAAATTTTGAATAATTTTACAAAATGAAATTCATACACAGATACTAAAAAATATTTAGATGAATTAAATGTTATTCGAATTTCACAAGGTGAATTAGAAGCGAAATTAAATCATAAAGAATGAAATGATATTAGTATTACATTAAAAGATGGCACAAATGATTCAAAATTTAAAATAAATGACAATGGAAATACTAATTTTAAAAATATTGGCGAGTTTATTACTTATGTTATGGAAAAAACAAATGAGAAATATGCGAATAGATTTTATATTGAAGGAAATGAGATTACTAATTTAATTAAACAAAGCGAATTATTTGATAATATCAATAATTTTTTAGGTGAAATAAACGAAAATAATTTAAATTATGAAATTTCTATAAAGTCAAATCATTTTTCAAAGGACAATATTAAAAATATTAATCTAACAATAGGTTCATATGATACCTTGAATAAAATATTAATAAATAATAATGGTTCATGGAACGCAAAAGATGAAAATGAATATAAAAAATGGTTCGAAAAAGCAGTAATTAAAATTGAATATGATGAGAACAAAAAATATTTTATAAGTAATAATTTTATAGGTAATAATATATTTAATGCAAATAAATATGATCGGAGTAAATTCAATATAGATAAACTGATTAATTATGATTTAATCAAGAAAATTAATAATACTATACAAAATAATAGTTATGATCTGACTTCTTTAAACGATACTAATTTAAATTTTTCTTATAATAAAGGTGAATTAAATGTTGAAACTGGAGATAATTTTATAATTAATAAAAATTATGTAATTAAGGAAATAAATGATGGTAATTTAGAAGTTTATAAAAACACATTAAAATATGACTATAATACTATCAAGGAAAGATTTACTAGTGCACTAAATACTTTGATTACTAATAATCCAGATGTTAAGGCTATCAAATTAGTATCTAATAATAATTATATATATTTTATAAAAAATCGAACTAGTGTCAAAGGAAACACAATTAATTTTTTATACAATGTCAATGAAGAAAATAAAATAGAAGAAACACTTGGTGAATTTGTTGATCATGCAACACCAATACTCAAAGATTATTTAATTAATAAAATTATAGATAGTTCAGTAAGTTTCACATTAGAAAAAAACGGTTCTGACAATAGCTATAAATTAGACATTTATGAATGATTAAAAGAAGATAATAAACTTGCATTCTTACTTTATTTTTTGAATAATAGTATTGACACAAAAAAACAATGGTTTGGCGTAAGCAAAAATATAAAGTTTCAAACAGGGAATAACTCTTTTAAATATTTATTAAATAATGGCAAAACAATTAGTGAAGCATTAGAAGATTTTAATAAATTATTTAAATTTAATATCAATAATCAAATTGTAGAAATGGAAAAAGCCTTGGCAGTTGCAATTAATGACAAACCGTTGATATGGATGCTTTATAAAATTATTCATCATATATGAACTAATTTTGAAATATTAGCGGCAGAACCAAAATCAAAAGGCAAAGGGGATATTATAAAAGATCTTACAACATGATATAACGAAATTGTTAAAGAATATAATAAATATGCCAAAAACAACAATATTAAAGAACTTAATGAACTAACATTAATATCGGAGCCGGAGTAA
- the ffh gene encoding signal recognition particle protein, whose translation MLNFLESRIQKSIAKMAKKTIVNEEDILEVTRDIKMALLEADVNLKVVKEFIANVKQKALESKLVGSLNASQQMIKIVHAELVDILGGSVQEVKISSRPYIIMMAGLQGSGKTTACAKLAYYLKKKNFINKPLVVAADIYRPAAVQQLVTLAKTIQIDYFEKGTKFSAQEIVKEALSVANSQKNDLIIIDTAGRLSIDEPLMQELFDLKKIANPNEIFFVADALSGQDILNVAETFNNKLKLTGSIITKLDSDARGGAALSLSKMLKLPIRFIGTGEKVSNLDLFYPDRMADRILGMGDVMSLIEKAEEVIDPKMANNMVAKILRGNFTLDDLMEQLAQIKKLGKMSKILKMIPGLAKKIDEEKVAEAEVKMHTYEILISSMTIKERKNPKLLKNANRKARIIKGSGRSVQEYNRLLNDFEQLVKNMAEMAKRINSGNFGDIAKMGGLGGGMS comes from the coding sequence ATGCTTAATTTTTTAGAAAGTAGGATTCAAAAGTCAATTGCAAAAATGGCTAAGAAAACTATAGTTAATGAAGAAGATATTTTAGAAGTAACAAGAGATATTAAGATGGCTCTTCTAGAGGCTGATGTTAACCTAAAAGTAGTTAAGGAATTTATTGCTAATGTTAAACAAAAAGCCTTAGAAAGTAAACTTGTTGGTTCATTAAACGCTAGCCAACAAATGATTAAGATAGTTCATGCTGAATTAGTGGATATTTTGGGTGGCAGTGTGCAAGAAGTTAAAATCAGTTCACGTCCTTATATTATTATGATGGCTGGTCTTCAAGGTTCAGGTAAAACTACTGCTTGTGCTAAATTAGCATACTATTTGAAAAAGAAAAACTTTATTAATAAACCGCTTGTTGTGGCAGCTGATATTTATCGTCCAGCTGCTGTTCAACAATTAGTAACACTAGCCAAAACCATTCAAATAGATTATTTTGAAAAAGGCACAAAATTCAGTGCACAGGAAATAGTTAAGGAAGCACTAAGTGTTGCTAATAGTCAAAAGAACGATTTAATAATTATTGATACAGCTGGTCGTTTATCTATTGATGAACCTCTTATGCAAGAATTGTTTGATTTAAAAAAGATTGCAAATCCAAATGAAATTTTCTTTGTTGCTGATGCACTTAGTGGTCAAGATATTTTAAATGTTGCTGAAACATTTAACAATAAACTTAAATTAACAGGTTCAATTATTACAAAACTTGACTCTGATGCTCGTGGTGGTGCAGCATTAAGTTTGAGTAAAATGTTAAAGTTGCCAATTAGATTTATTGGTACAGGTGAAAAAGTTTCTAATTTAGATTTATTCTACCCTGATAGAATGGCTGATCGTATTTTAGGCATGGGTGATGTAATGAGCTTGATTGAAAAAGCAGAAGAAGTTATTGATCCTAAAATGGCAAATAATATGGTCGCCAAAATTTTAAGAGGTAATTTTACTCTTGATGATTTAATGGAACAATTAGCTCAAATTAAAAAACTTGGTAAGATGAGCAAAATTTTAAAAATGATTCCTGGTTTAGCTAAAAAAATTGATGAAGAAAAAGTTGCAGAAGCAGAAGTTAAAATGCACACATATGAAATATTGATTTCATCAATGACAATAAAAGAGAGAAAAAATCCTAAACTACTCAAAAATGCAAACCGTAAAGCAAGAATTATTAAAGGTAGTGGCCGAAGTGTCCAAGAATACAATAGATTGCTTAATGATTTCGAGCAGTTAGTTAAAAATATGGCTGAGATGGCTAAAAGAATAAATTCAGGTAATTTTGGCGATATTGCCAAAATGGGTGGATTAGGTGGAGGTATGTCTTAA
- a CDS encoding GNAT family N-acetyltransferase — translation MILATRNDKDAILKFLNQEPINNLLIIGDIMTYGVRTSFIFTYIIKEQEEIKAVSLIFNKTILIYDPEFKISLDDLKLLIEKHSLVNINLSEKMYRHYEEEFESNKDKYNIHRQTMALLKHRYSGDTSLAKKAIFDDLEAIVRSRFLIDEFEDFRGTFQQELKTYKNALIKKVSTPFIIKDKKGYIASHACIAISTDKASMIGGVYTLKEHRQKGYALQVVGALCNHIISNKRTPILFFDNPAAGKLYYKIGFEDFGKIFTVKINK, via the coding sequence ATGATTCTTGCAACCAGAAATGATAAGGATGCAATTCTAAAATTTTTAAATCAAGAGCCAATTAATAATTTATTAATTATTGGTGACATAATGACTTATGGTGTGAGAACATCTTTTATTTTTACTTATATTATTAAGGAACAAGAAGAGATTAAAGCAGTATCTTTAATCTTTAATAAAACAATATTAATTTATGATCCAGAGTTTAAAATTAGTCTGGATGATTTAAAATTACTAATTGAAAAACACTCTCTTGTTAATATTAATTTAAGTGAAAAGATGTACCGACATTATGAAGAAGAATTTGAATCAAATAAAGACAAGTATAATATTCATCGACAAACAATGGCTTTGCTAAAACACCGTTATAGCGGTGATACCTCATTGGCCAAAAAAGCAATTTTTGATGATTTGGAAGCCATTGTTAGAAGTCGTTTTTTAATTGATGAATTTGAAGATTTTAGAGGAACATTTCAACAAGAACTTAAAACATATAAGAATGCTTTAATTAAAAAAGTTTCAACGCCTTTTATTATTAAGGATAAAAAAGGTTACATAGCATCGCACGCTTGCATAGCAATATCCACAGATAAAGCTTCTATGATTGGTGGAGTCTATACATTAAAAGAACACCGTCAAAAAGGCTATGCTCTTCAAGTTGTTGGTGCTTTGTGTAATCATATTATTTCAAACAAAAGAACACCAATATTATTTTTTGATAATCCAGCAGCGGGTAAACTTTATTATAAAATAGGTTTTGAAGACTTTGGCAAAATTTTTACAGTTAAAATTAATAAATAA
- a CDS encoding YdbC family protein, with the protein MAYRKPEITNKIVHHMGEISTTNSGYKKELNLVSWNNEEAKYDIRDWSEDHTRSSKGITLNLEELKRLYVLIEQELERIK; encoded by the coding sequence ATGGCATACAGAAAACCAGAAATCACAAACAAAATTGTTCATCACATGGGCGAAATTTCAACCACAAATAGCGGTTACAAAAAAGAACTAAATCTAGTTTCATGAAACAATGAAGAAGCTAAATATGACATAAGAGATTGAAGCGAAGACCATACACGTTCAAGTAAAGGTATTACACTTAATCTTGAAGAATTAAAACGTTTATATGTATTAATTGAACAAGAATTAGAAAGAATTAAATAA